A region of Streptomyces deccanensis DNA encodes the following proteins:
- a CDS encoding FtsK/SpoIIIE domain-containing protein, whose amino-acid sequence MTDSVWTLILVLLALAALLIMRRRTPVLFWWLIGYPVIALRVLTSYRATMDACGLTVPASAVRRATARMIGREAAPVPPRRSLPRPTGSGLVMQLRMAAGQAPEDFTASADRLRHAWGAHAVHIRPTKPGRLELRLIGWDVLSDVRPARRWRGSGPLTLPLALREDGHWHVRDFRTVPHELILGATQSGKSVYLRNLLCGLARQPVALVGIDCKWGVELAPFAPRLSALADTSDRANDILDALLEEMEARFRLIGLSSVAGPDAVLTSDVWGLPDEVRPVPVVVVVDEVAELFLAASRDDEKRRDAMVTKLIRLAQLGRAAGIYLEVCGQRFGSELGKGATMLRAQLTGRVCHRVNDETSANMALADIAPEAALAATSIPAERPGIAVVGDASGGWSRVRSPHLTLDEAAAICRDTSGLVPDLPRLAAFRPAVAATPIESTPSPATAPAARPVAE is encoded by the coding sequence ATGACCGATTCCGTCTGGACACTGATCCTGGTGCTGCTGGCACTGGCCGCGCTGCTCATAATGCGTCGACGGACGCCGGTCCTGTTCTGGTGGCTCATCGGGTACCCGGTCATCGCCCTGCGCGTGCTCACCTCGTACCGGGCGACCATGGACGCCTGCGGCCTGACGGTTCCGGCTTCGGCCGTCCGTCGGGCCACGGCCCGGATGATCGGGCGGGAAGCGGCCCCGGTGCCGCCCCGGCGGTCGCTTCCACGTCCTACCGGGTCCGGCCTCGTGATGCAGTTGCGCATGGCGGCCGGGCAGGCGCCCGAAGACTTCACCGCCTCGGCCGACCGGCTACGGCATGCCTGGGGTGCGCACGCCGTGCACATCCGCCCCACCAAGCCGGGACGGCTCGAACTGCGCCTGATCGGCTGGGACGTGCTCTCCGACGTACGCCCTGCCCGCCGCTGGCGGGGGAGTGGACCGCTCACCCTCCCGCTGGCGCTGCGTGAAGACGGGCACTGGCACGTACGGGACTTCCGCACCGTGCCGCACGAACTGATCCTCGGTGCCACGCAGTCCGGCAAGTCCGTGTACCTGCGCAACCTGCTGTGCGGACTGGCCCGGCAACCGGTCGCCCTCGTCGGCATCGACTGCAAGTGGGGTGTCGAACTGGCGCCGTTCGCGCCCCGGCTGTCGGCCCTCGCCGACACCTCGGACCGTGCGAACGACATCCTTGACGCTCTGCTGGAGGAGATGGAGGCGCGGTTCCGGCTTATTGGCCTGTCGAGCGTGGCCGGTCCTGACGCCGTGCTCACCTCCGACGTGTGGGGGCTGCCGGACGAAGTGCGGCCGGTGCCGGTCGTGGTCGTCGTCGACGAGGTCGCGGAACTCTTCCTCGCCGCGAGCCGCGACGACGAGAAACGACGCGACGCCATGGTCACCAAGCTCATCCGCCTCGCCCAGCTCGGCCGCGCGGCCGGCATCTACCTGGAAGTCTGCGGGCAGCGCTTCGGCTCCGAACTCGGCAAGGGCGCCACCATGCTCCGCGCTCAGCTCACCGGCCGTGTCTGTCACCGCGTCAACGACGAGACTTCGGCGAACATGGCGCTCGCTGACATCGCCCCCGAAGCGGCCTTGGCCGCCACGTCCATCCCGGCCGAACGCCCCGGCATCGCGGTTGTCGGCGACGCCTCCGGCGGCTGGTCCCGCGTCCGCTCTCCCCACCTCACTCTCGACGAAGCAGCGGCAATCTGCCGCGACACCTCCGGCCTCGTCCCGGACCTGCCCCGGCTCGCCGCCTTCCGGCCCGCCGTCGCGGCGACGCCCATCGAGTCGACGCCGTCCCCCGCTACCGCACCCGCCGCACGGCCGGTCGCCGAGTAG
- a CDS encoding DUF2637 domain-containing protein — MRAQLARLDAVIIQAVIAGALSFSHLHDLAEAAGQGGWKAWAYPISVDLLLVAAWRKMREQQRDGQPAGAPRLWFLVALAASLGANVATAGLLDLDHVPAWLRVVVAGWPAVAFFGGTLLAHTPNHPQEAPAAPTSSTRGPHDEPPSAPAAVDMADRDALPEPSTVPAPTPAPEPTTKEPATTAEPVDPTLDRAPTPVPAVALPPALVDRVRVLADEHHSATGHPPDPDAVRARLGLPPSMTASVAAHL, encoded by the coding sequence ATGCGCGCCCAACTGGCCCGCCTGGACGCTGTGATCATCCAAGCCGTCATCGCGGGCGCCCTGTCCTTCTCCCACCTCCACGACCTCGCCGAAGCGGCCGGGCAAGGCGGCTGGAAGGCATGGGCCTACCCCATCAGCGTTGACCTCCTCCTGGTCGCCGCCTGGCGGAAGATGCGCGAACAACAGCGGGACGGACAACCGGCCGGGGCCCCACGCCTGTGGTTCCTCGTCGCCCTCGCCGCATCCCTCGGCGCCAACGTCGCCACCGCCGGACTCCTTGACCTCGACCACGTCCCCGCCTGGCTCCGCGTCGTCGTCGCGGGCTGGCCGGCCGTCGCCTTCTTCGGCGGGACGCTCCTCGCCCACACCCCCAACCACCCCCAGGAAGCACCAGCGGCCCCGACCTCGTCGACGAGAGGCCCGCACGACGAACCGCCCTCCGCTCCGGCCGCTGTCGACATGGCAGACCGAGACGCGCTCCCGGAACCGTCGACAGTCCCGGCCCCCACGCCCGCCCCTGAGCCCACAACCAAGGAACCGGCCACAACGGCCGAACCGGTTGACCCCACCCTCGACCGCGCCCCGACACCCGTACCCGCCGTCGCGCTGCCTCCCGCCCTCGTCGACCGCGTCCGCGTCCTGGCCGACGAACACCACTCGGCCACCGGCCACCCGCCCGACCCCGACGCCGTACGCGCCCGACTCGGCCTGCCCCCGTCCATGACGGCATCCGTCGCCGCCCACCTCTGA
- a CDS encoding mobile element transfer protein — MNRRFRNVRRIGPVNVASFVERGKNRHLAACTAPRCDFSAEYDSRAAAELAARTHRCSP, encoded by the coding sequence ATGAATCGCCGCTTCCGCAACGTCCGCCGTATCGGCCCCGTGAACGTCGCCTCCTTCGTCGAGCGCGGCAAGAACCGCCACCTGGCCGCCTGCACCGCGCCCCGCTGCGACTTCTCCGCCGAGTACGACTCCCGCGCCGCCGCCGAACTCGCCGCCCGCACCCACCGTTGCTCGCCCTGA
- a CDS encoding SpdD-like protein: MFQPKIPTMPQPTGLVTSPAVVEPATVTSAAHVPQLAPAAAPAPSRPAIQLTPGTALALVGGGTAVVLVVGAVLVSMLLAVAVTATSTAVCAVVIRSLLTRR, from the coding sequence ATGTTCCAGCCGAAGATCCCGACCATGCCTCAGCCGACGGGCCTGGTCACCTCGCCCGCAGTCGTCGAGCCGGCCACCGTCACCTCCGCCGCCCATGTCCCGCAGCTGGCTCCCGCCGCCGCTCCGGCCCCCTCCCGGCCCGCTATCCAGCTCACCCCCGGGACCGCACTCGCCCTCGTCGGCGGCGGTACCGCCGTGGTCCTGGTCGTCGGCGCGGTCCTCGTCTCCATGCTCCTCGCCGTCGCCGTCACGGCCACCTCGACCGCGGTCTGTGCCGTCGTCATCCGCTCGCTCCTCACCCGCCGCTGA
- a CDS encoding helix-turn-helix domain-containing protein: MRDDELLTVAEVMARLRLGRSKVYDLIRTRRLPSVTIGRCRRIPASALGAFIEGQMERAA; this comes from the coding sequence ATGCGTGATGACGAACTCCTCACCGTCGCTGAGGTGATGGCCCGTCTGAGACTCGGGCGGTCCAAGGTGTACGACCTCATCCGTACGCGTCGGCTCCCCTCGGTGACCATCGGCCGGTGTCGGCGTATCCCTGCCTCCGCTCTGGGCGCTTTCATCGAGGGACAGATGGAGCGTGCGGCCTGA
- a CDS encoding site-specific integrase: MSKRRSRGDGGLHWDEKRHRWIATANLGFDPSGKRIVKRGSGKTKTEAKNKLKEVLRDHEDGLAIAPTNYTVKDAVTDWLTYGLVDVDPSTVETCTFLSQKHVIPSLGARKLRDLSAEDVDRWLATKAKTLSTRTLQSLHSCLNRAVKRAMARDKVKRNVVELCSVPQGQAGRPSKALTFAQAEAVLKGAEGTSMYAYIVLALLTGARTEELRALTWDHVFLKGRPEANPPQPPHIAVWRSVRRTGDTKTRKSRRTLALPARCVEALWQQFEDQGWDRLAADEKWEEHGLVFSSAVGKPLDAANVRRAFRQALKGIDGVNADEWTPRELRHSFVSLLSDRGVPLEEISRLVGHSGTAVTEEVYRKQIRPVIQTGAVVMDGIFGAASPAS; this comes from the coding sequence ATGTCCAAGCGTCGAAGCCGTGGTGACGGCGGCCTGCACTGGGACGAGAAGCGGCACCGGTGGATCGCTACGGCGAACCTCGGTTTCGATCCGAGCGGCAAGCGGATCGTCAAGCGGGGGAGTGGCAAGACCAAGACTGAGGCGAAGAACAAGCTCAAGGAGGTGTTGCGGGACCATGAGGACGGTCTCGCGATCGCGCCCACCAACTACACGGTCAAGGACGCCGTGACGGACTGGCTCACGTACGGCCTAGTGGACGTCGACCCCAGCACGGTCGAGACCTGCACGTTCCTGAGCCAGAAGCACGTCATCCCGTCGCTCGGGGCCCGCAAGCTCCGTGACCTCAGCGCGGAGGACGTAGACCGCTGGCTTGCCACCAAGGCGAAGACCCTCAGCACGCGTACCCTCCAGTCGCTCCACTCTTGCCTGAACCGCGCGGTCAAACGGGCCATGGCGCGAGACAAGGTGAAGCGCAACGTCGTCGAACTCTGCTCGGTCCCCCAGGGGCAGGCGGGACGTCCGTCCAAGGCGCTCACCTTCGCTCAGGCAGAGGCTGTGCTCAAGGGCGCCGAAGGAACCTCGATGTACGCGTACATCGTCCTCGCCCTGTTGACCGGTGCCCGCACCGAGGAGCTGCGGGCCCTCACCTGGGATCACGTCTTCCTGAAAGGACGTCCCGAAGCCAACCCGCCGCAGCCTCCGCACATCGCCGTATGGCGCTCGGTCCGGCGGACCGGGGACACCAAGACCCGGAAGTCCCGGCGCACGCTCGCCCTGCCGGCGCGCTGCGTCGAAGCCCTCTGGCAGCAATTCGAAGATCAGGGCTGGGACCGGCTCGCCGCTGACGAGAAGTGGGAGGAACACGGACTCGTCTTCTCCTCGGCCGTCGGCAAGCCCCTCGACGCGGCCAACGTCCGCCGCGCCTTCCGCCAGGCGCTCAAGGGCATCGACGGGGTCAACGCCGACGAGTGGACACCTCGGGAGCTCCGGCACAGCTTCGTGTCCCTGCTCTCCGACCGGGGCGTCCCGCTGGAGGAGATCTCGCGGCTCGTCGGGCACTCAGGTACCGCCGTCACCGAGGAGGTCTACCGTAAGCAGATCCGGCCCGTGATCCAGACTGGCGCCGTGGTCATGGACGGCATCTTTGGAGCCGCCTCGCCGGCGTCGTAG
- a CDS encoding Pr6Pr family membrane protein: MTAPIPRDIPDLPAISGMPAPVTSVVPATAVVAPSRRPLAGTYRALVALAAAAAVVTEMVLGSPLRALSHFAVQSTVLVALVFAASARRDWSARRPLPSAVTGGTVLYAVITASVYHVLLANDPVTFSMTMTSTGSPVTPTGWLALTNLAFHTVVPLAVVADWLLLTRPSPPRLIQAASWLLYPMVYLACTLGRAALVTTDWPAPYLYPFLDVDRHGYRGALGNTLLLGLAFCAVALLIVVVDHLRPDPVHPRRGRPDRPDRHPENRISSPATGGLK, encoded by the coding sequence ATGACCGCACCGATACCCAGGGACATCCCCGACCTGCCCGCGATCTCGGGCATGCCCGCTCCGGTGACGTCCGTCGTCCCCGCGACGGCTGTGGTGGCACCGTCACGACGCCCCCTCGCGGGGACGTACCGCGCCCTGGTCGCACTGGCGGCGGCCGCGGCCGTGGTGACCGAGATGGTGCTGGGCAGCCCGCTGCGCGCGCTCAGCCACTTCGCGGTCCAGAGCACGGTCCTGGTCGCGCTGGTCTTCGCCGCCTCGGCCCGCCGCGACTGGTCGGCCCGCCGCCCCCTGCCCTCCGCGGTGACGGGCGGCACGGTCCTCTACGCCGTGATCACGGCGTCGGTGTACCACGTGCTCCTGGCGAACGACCCGGTGACGTTCTCCATGACGATGACGTCGACGGGCTCCCCGGTCACCCCCACCGGCTGGCTGGCCCTGACCAACCTCGCCTTCCACACGGTGGTCCCGCTCGCGGTGGTGGCAGACTGGCTGCTGCTGACCCGCCCGTCCCCGCCGCGCCTGATCCAGGCGGCGTCCTGGCTGCTCTACCCGATGGTGTACCTGGCGTGCACGCTCGGCCGTGCGGCCCTGGTGACCACCGACTGGCCGGCCCCGTACCTCTACCCGTTCCTGGACGTCGACCGCCACGGCTACAGGGGCGCCCTCGGCAACACCCTCCTCCTGGGCCTCGCCTTCTGCGCCGTCGCCCTCCTCATCGTCGTCGTCGACCACCTCCGCCCCGACCCGGTACACCCCCGCCGAGGACGCCCCGACCGCCCTGACCGCCACCCCGAAAACCGGATTTCGTCTCCGGCCACCGGTGGGCTAAAGTAA
- a CDS encoding metallophosphoesterase — protein sequence MRARYGVPLGIAAVGAAGVVYAAGFEARSFRLRRVTVPVLPPGMRPLRILQVSDIHMVSGQRKKQRWLRSLAGLRPDFVINTGDNLSDPEGVPEVLDALGPLMEFPGAYVFGSNDYYGPKLRNPARYLLEKVQGRHGLNGNKPVVGAIHNPWEDLRDGFDGAGWLNLTNTRGTLKIEGMSVELTGLDDPHIKRDRYARVAGGPSDSADLSLGVVHAPYLRSLDAFTADGYPLILAGHTHGGQLCVPFYGALVTNCDLDTDRVKGLSTHTADGHTAYMHVSAGCGTNRYTPVRFACPPEASLLTLVGREG from the coding sequence ATGCGAGCGCGATACGGAGTACCTCTGGGGATCGCGGCGGTCGGTGCCGCCGGTGTGGTGTACGCGGCGGGTTTCGAGGCCCGCTCCTTCCGACTGCGGCGGGTGACGGTGCCGGTGCTGCCACCGGGCATGCGGCCGCTGCGCATACTCCAGGTGTCCGACATCCACATGGTGAGCGGGCAGCGCAAGAAGCAGCGTTGGCTGCGGTCCCTGGCCGGGCTGCGCCCCGACTTCGTGATCAACACCGGGGACAACCTCTCCGACCCCGAGGGCGTCCCCGAGGTGCTGGACGCGCTGGGCCCGCTGATGGAGTTCCCCGGCGCCTACGTCTTCGGCTCCAACGACTACTACGGCCCTAAGCTGCGCAACCCCGCGCGCTACCTCCTGGAGAAGGTCCAGGGCCGACACGGTCTGAACGGCAACAAGCCGGTGGTGGGCGCCATCCACAACCCGTGGGAGGACCTGCGGGACGGCTTCGACGGGGCGGGCTGGCTCAACCTCACCAACACCCGCGGCACGCTGAAGATCGAGGGCATGTCGGTCGAGCTGACCGGCCTGGACGACCCGCACATCAAGCGGGACCGGTACGCGCGGGTGGCCGGTGGTCCGTCGGACTCCGCCGACCTCTCCCTCGGCGTCGTCCACGCCCCCTACCTCCGCAGCCTCGACGCCTTCACCGCCGACGGATACCCCCTCATCCTCGCCGGCCACACCCACGGCGGACAGCTCTGCGTCCCCTTCTACGGCGCCCTCGTCACCAACTGCGATCTCGACACGGACCGCGTCAAGGGTCTCTCCACCCACACGGCCGACGGACACACCGCCTACATGCACGTCTCCGCCGGCTGCGGCACGAACCGCTACACCCCGGTGAGGTTCGCGTGTCCGCCGGAGGCTTCGCTGCTGACGTTGGTGGGACGGGAGGGGTAG
- a CDS encoding GatB/YqeY domain-containing protein — protein sequence MTTLKSKLQEDLNAAIKERDELRSSTLRLTLTAITKEEVAGKEKRELSDDEVLKVITKEAKKRREAAEAFAQGGRTESAEREKAEGELLAEYLPKQLSDEELRQIVVQAVEEVRAAGAEGPRAMGQVMKIVNPKVAGLAEGGRVAAIVKQQLAGG from the coding sequence ATGACCACGCTCAAGTCGAAGCTGCAGGAAGACCTCAACGCCGCCATCAAGGAGCGCGACGAGCTCCGCTCCTCGACGCTCCGGCTGACCCTCACCGCGATCACGAAGGAAGAGGTCGCGGGCAAGGAGAAGCGTGAGCTCTCCGACGACGAGGTGCTCAAGGTGATCACCAAGGAGGCGAAGAAGCGCCGTGAGGCCGCCGAGGCCTTCGCCCAGGGTGGTCGGACCGAGTCGGCCGAGCGGGAGAAGGCGGAGGGCGAGCTGCTCGCCGAGTACCTGCCCAAGCAGCTGTCCGACGAGGAGCTGCGGCAGATCGTCGTCCAAGCCGTCGAGGAGGTGCGGGCCGCCGGTGCCGAAGGGCCGCGCGCGATGGGCCAGGTCATGAAGATCGTCAACCCGAAGGTGGCCGGGCTCGCCGAGGGCGGCCGCGTCGCCGCCATCGTCAAGCAGCAGCTCGCGGGCGGCTGA